One segment of Monomorium pharaonis isolate MP-MQ-018 chromosome 6, ASM1337386v2, whole genome shotgun sequence DNA contains the following:
- the LOC105828461 gene encoding PTB domain-containing engulfment adapter protein 1: MRNSTLLKWAQNSANNKNQPSKNGGTSRNWIHPPDALQKGHIAYLVKYLGSTEVDQPKGIEVVKEAICKLKFNQQLKKSEGTKTPKVELTISIDGVAIQEPKTKTTPKRIMHQYPLHRISYCADDKGEKKFFSFIAKEEDAERHTCFVFVSDKLAEEITLTIGQAFDLAYRRFLETSGKDLETQRRCMVLQQKIKRLEHENNVYRQRLQDVATIKGSADVSAYLSQHNIPDILHVPGAPADSPQINGSTSKPLLNMSDSNGNTSNGPQQPPPVPPRSFEKSFDDDFMGNEPAPMPSVGTKLEGLLMDEFEEDFNPRAYETATNGLANHQSNNNPLLNGQISSGSNFFSQSNGTISPPPLLAPPPKTKDSRRQNGIKEDLFGSIPFNPTPTLNMKNEFKDPFEMGEFGASTMTSNPSQQELENAIGLLDKKLLEMKDGFSRGLCIGTDDFSLESLDPLRN, from the exons ATGAGGAACTCGACGTTACTGAAATGGGCGCAAAATTCGGCGAACAATAAAAATCAGCCGAGTAAAAACGGAG GAACGAGTAGGAACTGGATACACCCACCGGACGCGCTCCAAAAAGGACATATCGCCTACCTAGTCAAG tatttggGCAGCACAGAGGTGGACCAACCTAAAGGCATCGAGGTCGTTAAAGAAGCGATCTGCAAACTGAAATTTAATCAGCAGCTCAAAAAGAGTGAGGGCACGAAAACTCCAAAGGTCGAGCTCACCATAAGCATCGATGGCGTGGCGATACAAGAACCAAAAACGAAAACGACACCCAAG CGAATTATGCATCAGTATCCATTACATAGAATCTCGTACTGTGCTGACGATAAAGGAGAAAAGAAGTTTTTCAGTTTCATCGCGAAGGAAGAAGACGCGGAGAGGCATACGTGCTTCGTTTTTGTCAGTGACAAACTAGCGGAGGAGATCACGCTAACTATCGGCCAGGCCTTCGATCTGGCTTACAGAAGGTTTTTAGAAACATCCGGCAAGGATCTAGAGACGCAACGACGTTGCATGGTGCTGCAGCAGAAAATAAAGCGGCTTGAGCACGAGAACAATGTTTATCGGCAACGATTGCAAGACGTCGCGACTATTAAAGGCTCG GCGGATGTATCAGCGTACTTGTCACAGCATAATATACCCGATATTCTACACGTACCTGGAGCTCCTGCAGATTCACCGCAAATCAATGGTTCGACTAGCAAGCCATTATTAAACATGAGTGACAGCAACGGAAATACGTCTAATGGACCTCAGCAACCGCCGCCAGTTCCGCCGAGGAGTTTCGAGAAGAGTTTTGATGATGATTTCATGGG AAATGAGCCAGCGCCAATGCCGTCGGTTGGTACCAAATTAGAAGGGCTGTTAATGGACGAGTTTGAGGAAGATTTCAATCCAAGAGCTTACGAGACCGCAACAAACGGTCTTGCTAACCACCAGTCAAATAACAATCCGCTTCTTAACGGTCAGATATCTTCGGGCTCGAACTTCTTCTCGCAATCTAACGGCACAATCAGTCCCCCGCCTCTGc TGGCGCCACCACCAAAGACGAAAGATTCGAGACGTCAAAACGGAATCAAGGAAGATCTATTTGGTAGCATTCCTTTCAATCCTACGCCAACTTTAAATATGAAGAATGAATTTAAGGATCCGTTTGAAATGGGAGAATTCGGAGCTTCAACCATGACATCTAATCCTAGCCAGCAAGAATTGGAAAACGCTATTGGTCTATTAGACAAGAAGCTGCTGGAAATGAAG GATGGTTTTAGTAGAGGGCTGTGCATCGGAACTGATGATTTTTCTTTGGAGAGCTTGGACCCGCTGCGAAATTAG